The Girardinichthys multiradiatus isolate DD_20200921_A chromosome Y, DD_fGirMul_XY1, whole genome shotgun sequence genome has a window encoding:
- the LOC124863774 gene encoding E3 ubiquitin/ISG15 ligase TRIM25-like — protein MMAEAPELFSEQELTCSICLDLFTDPVSTPCGHNFCQVCIGGYWASSSVSTCPLCKRQFDERPQLSINKVFALIADKYKQTHYGATGFSAPLRNGSLDAMEDSRSTNPFLSPSLAAVAPEDVVWCDVCSGVKQPATSSCLTCTASYCNEHVQPHYNTPFYAKHPLMDPREALRGRTCSVHRRLMEVFCRTCQRCICAICVLEEHRTHKTVSVQTERLGKQKQVARTEQDLLNHIKEKEIRLSDLKRKLEGVQNYTDKERGDVEHLLDEVSAILDRIRTHVVGGIQNQLEAVMSKGEGLVDRLEAELSQLMDRRATLEAQAVSQDHISFLQSFEEVTAPLKEEQKDGVDEETEFTLHFQLDDVKSSLSDVKIKIDEIWMGEVRPKGSRDSKDSFSPGDLMAAESMMSLRGSRGTLRMSQWSLKDPKKMKHVSGLKKARVYIEDVTLNPVTAYPFLILSEDRKQVKRGEKLQFFRNSHQRFDVWSCVIAKEGFNSGRHYWEVSVGENKDWKLGVVSESAQKKGLFDMSPANGYYAIWWSGSQLKALTAPPLTKVKGHHPKLRQVGIFLDVEMGQVSFYNVKSGTEIYSFHTNTEFTERMFPLLGTGDKEVPLILATTQQHPA, from the exons ATGATGGCAGAGGCACCAGAACTCTTCTCAGAGCAGGAACTGACCTGCTCCATCTGTTTGGACCTGTTCACTGATCCGGTTTCTACCCCCTGTGGACACAACTTTTGTCAG GTGTGTATCGGCGGGTACTGGGCATCCAGCTCGGTCTCCACCTGTCCTCTCTGCAAACGGCAGTTTGACGAGCGACCCCAGCTCAGCATCAACAAGGTCTTTGCTCTGATAGCAGATAAATACAAGCAGACCCATTATGGTGCCACGGGGTTTTCAGCACCACTCCGGAATGGGTCGCTGGACGCCATGGAGGACAGTAGGAGTACGAACCCGTTCTTGTCACCGTCTCTGGCAGCAGTAGCTCCAGaagatgtggtgtggtgtgacgTCTGCTCAGGTGTTAAACAACCAGCCACCAGCTCCTGCCTCACCTGCACCGCCTCATACTGTAACGAGCATGTGCAGCCTCATTACAACACCCCCTTCTATGCCAAACACCCACTTATGGACCCCCGGGAGGCCCTCAGGGGTCGCACCTGCTCCGTACACCGACGCCTGATGGAG GTTTTCTGTAGGACCTGTCAGCGCTGCATCTGTGCCATCTGCGTCCTGGAGGAACATCGCACTCACAAAACCGTCTCTGTCCAGACTGAGAGACTCGGAAAACAG AAACAGGTGGCGAGGACGGAGCAGGACCTCCTGAACCACATCAAAGAGAAGGAGATCCGCTTGAGTGACCTGAAGAGGAAGCTGGAAGGCGTGCAG AACTACACAGACAAAGAACGAGGTGATGTCGAACACCTTCTGGACGAAGTGTCGGCCATACTGGACAGGATCCGGACTCACGTGGTGGGTGGGATCCAGAACCAGCTGGAGGCTGTGATGTCAAAGGGGGAGGGGCTGGTGGACCGTCTGGAGGCGGAGCTTAGCCAGCTGATGGATCGAAGGGCCACGCTCGAGGCCCAGGCCGTCAGTCAGGATCACATCAGCTTCCTGCAG AGCTTTGAGGAGGTCACGGCTCCTCTGAAAGAGGAGCAGAAGGATGGCGTGGATGAGGAGACTGAGTTTACTCTTCACTTCCAGCTGGATGATGTGAAGAGCAGTCTGTCCGATGTGAAGATCAAAATAGATGAAATCTGGATGGGGGAGGTCCGCCCAAAAGGTTCTAGAGACTCCAAAGACTCCT tttcacccGGTGACCTGATGGCAGCTGAGAGCATGATGAGTCTGAGAGGAAGCAGGGGGACTCTGAGGATGAGTCAGTGGTCTCTGAAAG ATCCAAAGAAGATGAAACATGTTTCAG gaCTCAAGAAAGCCCGGGTCTACATTG AGGATGTGACGCTGAACCCAGTGACGGCGTACCCATTCCTGATCCTGTCAGAAGACAGGAAGCAGGTGAAGAGAGGAGAGaagctgcagtttttcagaaaCAGCCATCAGAGGTTCGACGTCTGGTCTTGTGTGATCGCGAAGGAGGGGTTTAACTCTGGACGTCACTACTGGGAG GTTTCTGTTGGGGAGAACAAGGACTGGAAACTGGGTGTGGTCAGTGAGTCGGCCCAGAAGAAAGGCCTGTTTGACATGAGTCCCGCGAACGGGTACTACGCCATCTGGTGGAGCGGCAGCCAGTTGAAGGCACTGACGGCACCGCCTTTGACCAAG GTGAAAGGTCACCATCCGAAGCTGCGACAGGTGGGCATCTTCCTGGATGTGGAGATGGGTCAGGTCTCCTTCTACAACGTGAAGTCGGGCACAGAGATTTACAGCTTCCACACAAACACCGAGTTCACAGAGAGGATGTTTCCTCTGCTCGGCACCGGAGACAAAGAGGTCCCTCTGATCCTCGCCACCACCCAGCAGCATCCCGCCTGA